In a single window of the Rhodamnia argentea isolate NSW1041297 chromosome 2, ASM2092103v1, whole genome shotgun sequence genome:
- the LOC115749938 gene encoding scarecrow-like protein 21 has protein sequence MELHQLFGYGLTDAGLWCSSSYPTITSIPNRSLNSLKFDSGSSPCLPFSSPLESETLPPPRDNREQQSSAENLSISSASCKYTLETNSNLVCSSKSDFCINPLSNHLMSYSDLTSLSGSLNGSPQMKFATKELEATFDDVVTSPYVSYWKDSIPLLQGQKPNKRSQQCYRSRSSQPQASVALRHKEFNENTLLEKWHKAIDESLVRGVSEDKIRHLLIECAKALSENNTDEFDKLAKKAWTAVSTCGGHVQRLGAYMVEGLVARRKSLGTQVSRVLKCKEPQSEDSLTYMHVLYEICPYLKFGYMAANGAIAEACRNEDCIHIIDFRIAQGTQWVTLLQALAARPGGAPHVRITGIDDPISRYARRIGLEEVERMLAGISEQFRIPVEFNGLSVFSPDVTRDMLDIRPGEALAVNFPLQLHRTPDESVDMNNPRDGLLRMVKSLSPKVITLIEQESNTNTSPFFTRFVETLDYYSAMFESIDVALPRDGNNLINTVPHCLARDIIDIIAREGKERVGRHELFGKWRSRLRMAGFGQYPLSAYVSSVIRSLLRRYSENFTVEEKEGAMLLGWKQRSLISVSAWH, from the coding sequence ATGGAATTGCACCAGCTATTTGGATATGGTCTGACTGATGCTGGCTTATGGTGCTCATCCTCTTACCCTACAATTACATCAATACCTAACAGGTCATTAAATTCCTTGAAATTTGATAGTGGAAGTTCTCCTTGTTTGCCCTTCTCAAGTCCACTTGAAAGTGAGACCCTACCTCCACCGAGAGACAATCGAGAGCAGCAGAGCTCTGCTGAAAATCTTTCTATAAGTAGCGCCTCTTGTAAGTACACCCTTGAAACCAACAGCAATCTCGTTTGTTCATCAAAATCCGACTTTTGCATTAACCCTCTTTCAAACCATCTTATGTCATACTCTGATTTGACGTCATTGTCTGGGAGTTTGAACGGTAGCCCACAGATGAAATTTGCTACAAAGGAATTAGAGGCTACTTTTGACGATGTAGTAACATCGCCATATGTTTCATATTGGAAGGATAGCATTCCACTTCTGCAGGGTCAAAAACCTAACAAGCGGAGCCAACAGTGCTATAGATCGAGGTCTAGTCAGCCTCAAGCATCTGTTGCTTTGAGACATAAGGAATTTAATGAAAATACTCTGTTGGAGAAATGGCACAAAGCAATTGATGAATCATTGGTACGCGGTGTCTCAGAAGACAAGATAAGGCACTTGCTGATTGAGTGTGCAAAAGCCTTGTCAGAGAACAATACAGATGAATTCGATAAGTTGGCCAAGAAGGCTTGGACTGCAGTGTCAACATGTGGAGGGCACGTTCAGCGTCTAGGTGCGTACATGGTAGAAGGGCTCGTGGCAAGGAGGAAATCTTTAGGAACTCAGGTCTCCCGTGTCCTTAAATGTAAAGAGCCGCAAAGTGAAGACTCGCTCACCTACATGCATGTTTTGTATGAAATCTGCCCTTACTTGAAGTTCGGTTACATGGCAGCTAATGGAGCTATTGCAGAAGCTTGCAGAAACGAGGACTGCATCCACATAATAGACTTTCGAATTGCTCAGGGAACTCAATGGGTCACTCTGCTTCAGGCACTCGCGGCGAGGCCCGGTGGGGCCCCACATGTACGGATTACGGGGATTGACGACCCTATATCAAGATATGCTCGTCGTATCGGATTGGAGGAAGTGGAGAGGATGTTGGCTGGAATATCTGAGCAATTCCGGATTCCTGTGGAGTTCAATGGACTTAGTGTGTTTTCCCCTGATGTTACTAGAGACATGCTCGATATAAGGCCAGGGGAGGCTTTGGCCGTGAACTTTCCACTGCAGCTCCACCGCACCCCAGATGAGAGCGTCGACATGAACAACCCAAGGGACGGGCTTTTGAGGATGGTGAAGTCTCTTTCGCCCAAAGTGATCACTTTAATCGAGCAAGAATCAAATACAAACACAAGCCCATTCTTCACGAGGTTCGTCGAAACTCTAGATTACTACTCGGCAATGTTCGAGTCCATAGACGTGGCACTGCCAAGGGACGGAAATAATCTGATTAACACAGTGCCGCATTGCCTGGCGAGGGATATCATCGACATCATTGCACGCGAGGGAAAGGAAAGGGTGGGGCGCCACGAACTGTTCGGCAAGTGGAGGTCGAGGTTGCGAATGGCCGGGTTTGGTCAATACCCATTGAGCGCTTATGTGAGTTCAGTGATTAGGAGCTTGTTAAGGCGTTACTCGGAAAATTTCACAGtggaagagaaggaaggagCCATGTTGTTAGGTTGGAAGCAGAGGAGCTTGATATCTGTTTCTGCTTGGCACTGA